One Fusobacterium nucleatum genomic window carries:
- the ruvB gene encoding Holliday junction branch migration DNA helicase RuvB has translation MERIISELEMPNEVEIQKSLRPKSFDEYIGQENLKEKMNISIKAAQKRNMVVDHILLYGPPGLGKTTLAGVIANEMKANLKITSGPILEKAGDLAAILTSLEENDILFIDEIHRLNSTVEEILYPAMEDGELDIIIGKGPSAKSIRIELPPFTLIGATTRAGLLSAPLRDRFGVSHKMEYYNENEIKSIIIRGAKILGVKINEDGAIEISKRSRGTPRIANRLLKRVRDYCEIKGNGTIDKLSAKNALDMLGVDSNGLDDLDRNIINSIIENYDGGPVGIETLSLLLGEDRRTLEEVYEPYLVKIGFLKRTNRGRVVTPKAYQHFKKDEVKDENKHES, from the coding sequence GTGGAAAGAATCATAAGTGAACTTGAAATGCCTAATGAGGTTGAAATTCAGAAATCATTAAGACCTAAAAGTTTTGATGAATATATAGGACAAGAAAATTTAAAAGAAAAGATGAACATTTCAATAAAGGCTGCTCAAAAAAGAAATATGGTGGTGGATCATATTTTACTTTATGGACCACCAGGTTTAGGAAAAACAACCTTAGCAGGTGTTATTGCAAATGAAATGAAAGCAAATTTAAAAATAACATCAGGACCTATACTTGAAAAAGCAGGAGATTTAGCAGCAATTTTAACTTCATTAGAAGAAAATGATATTTTATTTATAGATGAAATACATAGACTTAATAGTACAGTTGAAGAAATTTTGTATCCTGCTATGGAAGATGGAGAACTTGATATAATTATAGGAAAAGGACCTTCTGCAAAATCAATAAGAATAGAGTTACCACCTTTTACATTAATTGGAGCTACTACAAGAGCAGGTCTTTTAAGTGCACCTTTAAGAGATAGGTTTGGTGTCAGTCATAAGATGGAATATTATAATGAAAATGAAATTAAATCTATTATTATAAGAGGGGCAAAAATTTTAGGAGTAAAAATTAATGAGGATGGAGCAATAGAAATTTCAAAAAGAAGTAGAGGTACTCCAAGAATAGCAAATAGACTTCTAAAAAGAGTAAGAGATTATTGTGAAATTAAAGGAAATGGAACAATAGATAAGTTAAGTGCTAAAAATGCCTTAGATATGTTAGGTGTTGATAGCAATGGTTTAGATGATTTGGATAGAAATATTATTAACTCCATAATTGAAAACTATGATGGAGGACCTGTTGGTATTGAAACTCTATCTCTTTTATTAGGAGAAGATAGAAGAACTTTAGAAGAAGTTTATGAACCTTATTTGGTAAAAATTGGATTTTTAAAAAGAACAAATAGAGGTAGAGTAGTAACCCCTAAAGCATACCAGCACTTTAAGAAAGATGAGGTAAAGGATGAAAATAAACACGAAAGTTAG
- a CDS encoding DUF445 family protein: MKQLLVMVLISGAIGWITNWVAIKMLFRPHREINFGLFKIQGLIPKRKAEIGSGIASIIQNELISVKDVISNIDREEFSKRLNSLIDDVLDKNLKKKVKEKFPLLQMFFTDKVAKDVGNTIKDIVMENQEKIFEIFSNYAEENIDFEVIISNKISNFSLDKLEEIITLLANKELKHIEVIGAILGMLIGAVQYLITLIIK, from the coding sequence ATGAAACAATTATTAGTAATGGTTTTAATCTCAGGTGCAATTGGTTGGATAACAAACTGGGTTGCTATAAAAATGTTATTTAGACCACATAGAGAAATAAATTTTGGTTTATTTAAAATACAAGGTTTAATTCCAAAAAGAAAAGCAGAGATAGGAAGTGGGATTGCAAGTATTATTCAAAATGAACTAATTTCTGTAAAAGATGTTATTTCAAATATTGATAGAGAGGAATTTTCAAAAAGACTAAATAGCTTAATTGATGATGTATTAGATAAAAATTTAAAGAAAAAAGTGAAAGAGAAATTTCCACTTTTACAAATGTTTTTCACTGATAAAGTAGCAAAAGATGTTGGAAATACTATAAAAGATATAGTTATGGAAAATCAAGAAAAGATATTTGAGATTTTTTCTAATTATGCTGAAGAAAATATTGACTTTGAAGTTATAATTTCTAATAAAATTTCAAATTTTTCTTTAGATAAGTTAGAAGAAATAATAACTCTTTTAGCAAATAAAGAATTAAAACATATTGAAGTTATAGGTGCTATATTGGGTATGTTAATTGGAGCAGTACAATATTTAATTACTTTAATAATAAAATAA
- a CDS encoding DnaJ domain-containing protein: MKNYYEILNINKNATQEEIRSGYKKMLRKYPPEKEQEKYKEIREAYDTLKDEKSRKNYDAYFHHEKDIKTLEDKYTEYMDDENYKEAEKILKKILIISPEIAHIKDKLGEVYLLKKEYNKSIKIYEKLIKEYPDNVDYLIKLGKNYSEKKENLKAIKYYMEAYNLDNSNPIVINEIVYLFIDNKKINEAINFLNKDIEKDNKLDFEDFFALSKLLECYIIKNDMSNLKRTLEDIKKIAPEDEESKGFISWKLGKLAANLYDMQIYEHTKEILEICLKLTPDIDVIQKLYGNTTLFVEVNKLLTDETIENVVKFLAINYFYGNKFEERVKQNMLQKLNFYLESYTGRKILKEEILKIRMNYPLLYNESEVKKIYNEILKIIDPVSYSEVGIKKYSQETQAKKVVSKKNNEEVVRKMRKEKREKENEIEKQRTEEEKQRIEREAKRIEEEPKRTIITIFLFIFIGFLFAIYLRTFH, from the coding sequence ATGAAGAATTATTATGAAATTTTAAATATAAATAAAAATGCAACTCAAGAAGAAATAAGAAGTGGATATAAAAAGATGTTAAGAAAATATCCACCAGAAAAAGAACAAGAAAAATATAAAGAAATAAGAGAAGCATATGATACTTTAAAAGATGAAAAAAGTAGAAAGAACTATGATGCCTATTTTCATCATGAAAAAGATATAAAAACTTTAGAAGATAAGTACACAGAATATATGGATGATGAAAATTATAAGGAAGCAGAGAAAATTTTAAAAAAGATACTTATAATTTCACCAGAAATAGCTCATATAAAAGATAAATTAGGGGAAGTTTATCTTTTAAAAAAGGAATATAATAAAAGTATTAAAATATATGAAAAGTTAATAAAAGAATACCCTGATAATGTAGATTATTTGATAAAATTAGGTAAAAATTATAGTGAAAAAAAAGAAAATTTAAAAGCTATAAAGTATTATATGGAAGCCTATAACCTAGATAATTCAAATCCAATAGTAATAAATGAAATAGTATATTTATTTATAGATAATAAAAAGATAAATGAAGCAATTAATTTTTTAAATAAAGATATAGAAAAAGATAATAAACTTGACTTTGAAGATTTTTTTGCACTTTCTAAATTACTTGAGTGCTATATAATAAAAAATGATATGTCTAATTTAAAAAGAACTTTAGAAGATATCAAAAAAATAGCACCTGAAGATGAGGAAAGTAAAGGATTTATTTCCTGGAAGTTAGGTAAATTAGCAGCAAATTTATATGACATGCAAATTTATGAACATACAAAAGAGATATTAGAAATTTGTTTAAAATTAACACCAGATATTGATGTTATTCAAAAATTATATGGAAACACAACTCTATTTGTAGAAGTTAATAAACTTCTAACTGATGAAACTATAGAAAATGTAGTTAAATTTCTAGCTATTAATTATTTTTATGGAAATAAATTTGAAGAAAGAGTTAAACAAAATATGCTTCAAAAGCTAAATTTTTATCTTGAAAGTTATACAGGTAGAAAAATTTTAAAGGAAGAAATTTTAAAAATAAGAATGAATTATCCATTATTGTATAATGAGTCTGAAGTAAAAAAAATCTATAATGAAATTTTAAAAATTATAGATCCAGTCTCTTATTCAGAAGTAGGTATTAAAAAGTATTCACAAGAGACCCAAGCTAAAAAAGTAGTAAGCAAAAAAAATAATGAAGAAGTAGTAAGAAAAATGAGAAAAGAAAAAAGAGAAAAAGAAAATGAAATAGAAAAACAGAGAACAGAAGAAGAAAAACAGAGAATAGAAAGAGAGGCAAAGCGGATAGAAGAAGAGCCAAAAAGGACTATTATTACCATATTCTTGTTTATTTTTATAGGTTTTCTTTTCGCTATTTATCTAAGAACTTTTCATTAA
- a CDS encoding DnaJ domain-containing protein translates to MKNYYEILNVNKDANQEEIKSGYKKMLRKYPPEKEQEKYKEIREAYDTLKDEKSRKNYDAYFHHEKDIKTLEDKYTEYMEAKNYNEAEKVLKKILIISPEIAHIKDKLGEVYVLKKEYEKSIEIYKKLIKEYSHNVDYLIKLGGNYQKIEKYEISRMYFLTAYALDTSSSEAISGVVHSCIKENKISEAIDFLNENIEKDDKLDFEDFFALSKLLECYIIKNDMSSLKETLEKIKKIAPEDEESKGFISWKLGKFAAELYDMGIYEYSKEISQICLKLTPDIDLIKELYKQANLFVEANKLMNDDNIYGPSKVPIYNYFFGGKLDEETKNEIFQKLEERLKTSIGKEYFKGGVQKIKERYPMLYNEPVINEIYTKLIRDSSQESNILTKFIIGVAILLVIRVIFG, encoded by the coding sequence ATGAAAAATTATTATGAAATTTTAAATGTAAATAAAGATGCAAATCAAGAAGAAATAAAAAGTGGATATAAAAAGATGTTAAGAAAATATCCACCAGAAAAAGAACAGGAAAAATATAAGGAAATAAGAGAAGCATATGATACTTTAAAAGATGAAAAAAGTAGGAAGAATTACGATGCTTATTTTCATCATGAAAAAGATATAAAAACTTTAGAAGATAAGTATACAGAATATATGGAAGCTAAAAATTATAATGAAGCAGAGAAAGTCTTAAAAAAGATACTTATAATTTCACCAGAAATAGCTCATATAAAAGATAAATTAGGGGAAGTTTATGTTTTAAAAAAGGAATATGAAAAAAGTATTGAAATATATAAAAAATTAATAAAAGAATATTCTCATAATGTGGATTATTTAATAAAATTAGGTGGAAACTATCAAAAAATAGAGAAATATGAGATTTCTAGGATGTATTTTTTAACAGCTTATGCTTTAGACACTTCAAGTTCTGAAGCAATAAGTGGAGTAGTCCATTCATGTATAAAAGAAAATAAAATAAGTGAAGCAATAGATTTTTTAAATGAAAATATAGAAAAAGACGATAAACTTGACTTTGAAGATTTTTTTGCACTTTCTAAATTACTTGAGTGCTATATAATAAAAAATGATATGAGTAGCTTAAAAGAAACTTTAGAAAAAATCAAAAAGATAGCACCTGAAGATGAGGAGAGTAAAGGATTTATATCTTGGAAACTAGGTAAGTTTGCAGCAGAGTTATATGATATGGGTATTTATGAATATTCAAAAGAGATATCACAGATTTGTTTAAAATTAACCCCTGATATTGATCTTATAAAAGAATTATATAAACAAGCTAATTTGTTTGTAGAAGCTAATAAACTTATGAATGATGATAATATATATGGACCATCAAAAGTACCAATTTATAATTATTTTTTTGGTGGAAAACTTGATGAGGAAACAAAAAATGAAATATTTCAAAAATTAGAAGAACGCCTTAAAACTTCAATAGGTAAGGAGTATTTTAAAGGAGGCGTTCAAAAAATAAAAGAGAGATATCCTATGTTATATAATGAGCCAGTAATTAATGAAATTTACACTAAGCTTATAAGAGACTCTTCTCAAGAAAGTAATATTTTAACTAAGTTTATTATAGGTGTAGCTATTTTATTAGTTATCAGAGTCATTTTTGGGTAA
- a CDS encoding Hsp70 family protein: MAKIIGIDLGTTTSLVSYLKNGKPEIIPNKLGKRLTDSVVGVDKYGTIIVGEEAKRILNGTKIEEIKRSMGTNKIVKLGDKEYSPEEISAEILKKLKEEAEDFLGEEIDEAVITVPAMFNSIQKAATIKAGELAGLKVERIISEPTAAAMAYGIENMEKYQKILVYDFGGGTFDVSILELDDGILDVIATSGDNYLGGKDIDEILIKNISAKIKNDVEKIKLKLEVEEAKKRLSTLMGTDIIVPELNIDYELKREKFEELISPLVNKTIDFIDKALSSTKLKREDINVVLLVGGTTRIPLVQETLKKIFGSKVKKFTDPQEAVALGAGVQAGIKSSEISSEDGLIITDICNYSLGVASIGEYQGIIMPDTFSVIIPKNSNLPCTKSDTYCTAVDDQTSVNIKVYQGENKLVYENLFLSEFRVEGIPKNKAGAEAIEITFGYNINDILTVEAKILSTGVTKLIKIELNNKNKENSDKKGSTYKNSSYYSDYKIIMEMAEDKMSKLSETNREKVSNLLEKMKEMLVSENKEELDKLDSTLTDLLFEV, from the coding sequence ATGGCAAAAATAATAGGAATAGATTTAGGAACAACAACATCACTTGTAAGTTATTTAAAAAATGGAAAACCTGAAATTATACCAAATAAATTAGGAAAAAGATTAACAGATTCAGTGGTAGGTGTAGATAAATACGGAACTATTATTGTTGGAGAAGAGGCAAAAAGAATATTGAATGGTACAAAAATAGAAGAAATTAAAAGATCAATGGGAACTAATAAAATAGTAAAATTGGGAGATAAAGAATATTCACCAGAAGAAATATCAGCAGAAATTTTGAAAAAATTAAAAGAAGAGGCTGAAGATTTCTTAGGAGAAGAAATAGATGAAGCAGTGATAACCGTACCAGCAATGTTTAACAGTATTCAAAAAGCAGCAACTATAAAAGCGGGAGAGTTAGCAGGGTTAAAAGTAGAAAGAATTATTAGTGAACCTACAGCAGCAGCTATGGCTTATGGAATAGAAAATATGGAAAAGTACCAAAAAATACTTGTGTATGATTTTGGAGGGGGAACTTTTGATGTTAGTATATTAGAATTAGATGATGGGATTTTAGATGTCATTGCTACTTCTGGAGATAATTATTTAGGTGGAAAAGATATAGATGAAATTTTAATAAAAAATATTTCAGCTAAAATAAAAAATGATGTAGAAAAAATTAAATTAAAATTAGAAGTAGAAGAAGCTAAGAAAAGATTGTCTACATTAATGGGAACAGATATTATAGTGCCTGAATTAAATATAGATTATGAGTTAAAGAGAGAAAAATTTGAAGAATTAATATCTCCTTTAGTTAATAAAACAATTGATTTTATTGATAAAGCATTATCTAGTACAAAATTAAAGAGAGAAGATATAAATGTTGTATTATTAGTTGGAGGAACAACAAGAATACCATTAGTACAAGAAACTTTGAAAAAGATTTTCGGTTCAAAAGTAAAGAAATTTACAGATCCGCAAGAAGCTGTAGCATTAGGTGCAGGAGTTCAAGCCGGAATAAAATCTTCAGAAATTTCTTCGGAAGATGGATTAATAATTACTGATATTTGTAATTATTCTTTAGGTGTGGCTTCTATAGGGGAATATCAAGGAATTATTATGCCTGACACATTTTCAGTAATAATACCTAAAAATTCAAATTTACCTTGTACTAAAAGTGATACTTATTGTACAGCAGTAGATGATCAAACTTCAGTAAATATCAAAGTATATCAAGGAGAAAATAAATTAGTTTATGAGAATTTATTTTTATCGGAATTTAGAGTTGAAGGTATTCCTAAAAATAAAGCAGGTGCAGAAGCAATAGAAATAACATTTGGATATAATATAAATGATATTTTAACAGTAGAAGCAAAAATATTGAGCACAGGTGTTACAAAATTAATAAAAATTGAATTAAATAATAAAAATAAAGAAAACTCAGATAAAAAAGGTTCAACATATAAAAATTCATCATATTACTCAGATTATAAGATAATTATGGAAATGGCTGAAGACAAAATGAGTAAACTTTCTGAAACAAATAGAGAAAAAGTATCTAACCTTTTAGAAAAGATGAAAGAAATGCTAGTTTCAGAAAATAAGGAAGAATTAGATAAATTAGATAGTACACTTACTGATTTATTATTTGAGGTTTAA
- the grpE gene encoding nucleotide exchange factor GrpE, which yields MIEINFFDELKKFKKISLEKVTEIENSDFSGIEESLKREIKRGNLILYEKIDKLETEIKSLNLENEKLKKDLFREKKEKQDFLNTIFQILDTQLSIDNIINEELSKEKQEKFKLIKKKIKGIMNYISVEETAKIGERFNHIYHECINSYNQEKEEYIIKEIVTQGYVRDGKVIRVAKVVIE from the coding sequence ATTATAGAAATAAACTTTTTTGATGAGCTAAAAAAATTTAAAAAAATTTCTTTAGAAAAAGTAACAGAAATTGAAAATAGTGATTTTTCTGGAATAGAAGAGTCATTAAAAAGAGAAATTAAGAGGGGGAATTTAATTTTATATGAAAAAATTGATAAATTAGAAACAGAAATAAAATCACTTAATTTAGAAAATGAAAAGTTAAAAAAAGACTTATTTAGAGAAAAAAAAGAGAAGCAAGACTTTCTAAATACAATTTTTCAAATTTTAGATACGCAATTATCTATTGATAATATTATAAATGAAGAATTATCAAAAGAAAAACAAGAAAAGTTTAAATTAATAAAGAAAAAAATAAAAGGAATTATGAATTATATTTCAGTTGAAGAAACTGCAAAAATTGGAGAAAGATTTAATCATATCTACCATGAATGTATAAACAGTTACAATCAAGAAAAAGAAGAATATATTATTAAAGAAATTGTAACACAAGGTTACGTAAGAGATGGGAAAGTTATTAGAGTAGCAAAAGTAGTTATAGAATAA
- the cysK gene encoding cysteine synthase A: MLANSVIDLIGNTPLVKINNINTFGNEIYVKLEGSNPGRSTKDRIALKMIEEAEKEGLIDKDTVIIEATSGNTGIGLAMICAVKNYKLKIVMPDTMSVERIQLMRAYGTEVILTDGSFGMKACLEKLEELKKQEKKYFIPNQFTNMNNPKAHYETTAEEILRDMDNKVDVYICGTGTGGSFSGTAKKLKEKLPNIKTYPVEPSSSPLLSKGYIGPHKIQGMGMSIGGIPVVYDGSLADSILVCEDDEAFKMMRELSFKEGILGGISTGATFKAALDYSKENANKGLRIVVLSTDSGEKYLSSSHGL, from the coding sequence ATGTTAGCAAATTCTGTAATTGATTTAATTGGGAACACCCCATTAGTTAAAATTAATAATATTAATACTTTTGGAAATGAAATTTATGTGAAATTAGAAGGTTCAAATCCTGGTAGAAGTACAAAAGACAGAATTGCTTTAAAAATGATTGAGGAAGCTGAAAAAGAAGGTTTAATTGATAAAGATACTGTTATTATAGAAGCTACAAGTGGAAATACAGGAATTGGGCTTGCTATGATATGTGCAGTTAAAAACTATAAATTAAAAATTGTTATGCCTGATACTATGAGTGTTGAAAGAATTCAACTTATGAGAGCTTATGGGACTGAGGTTATATTGACTGATGGTTCTTTTGGAATGAAGGCCTGTTTAGAAAAATTAGAAGAACTAAAAAAACAAGAAAAAAAGTATTTTATTCCTAATCAATTTACTAATATGAATAATCCAAAAGCTCACTATGAAACTACTGCTGAGGAAATTTTAAGAGATATGGATAATAAAGTTGATGTATACATTTGTGGAACAGGAACAGGTGGAAGTTTTTCTGGAACTGCTAAAAAATTAAAAGAAAAATTGCCTAATATAAAAACTTATCCTGTTGAACCTTCATCATCACCATTACTTTCTAAGGGATATATAGGTCCACACAAAATACAAGGTATGGGAATGAGTATAGGTGGTATCCCTGTTGTCTACGATGGAAGTTTAGCAGATAGTATCTTAGTTTGTGAAGATGATGAAGCTTTTAAAATGATGAGAGAACTAAGTTTTAAAGAAGGTATTTTAGGTGGAATTTCTACTGGTGCTACTTTTAAAGCTGCTCTTGATTATTCAAAAGAAAATGCTAATAAAGGTTTAAGAATAGTTGTTCTTTCTACTGATTCAGGAGAAAAATATTTATCTAGCTCTCATGGCTTATAA
- a CDS encoding DUF1963 domain-containing protein yields MDFKKMMSEMLLNLKKNEITISTELNNNSEIVNKSKIGGKPYLPKDFIWPYYQELPLSFLAQINLEEVNSLDKDRLLPSKGMLYFFYELETEEWGYHPKSKGCAKVFYYEDTSNFELIDFPKNMKDYCEIPEFKVTFKSNISLPSYENFYLLLKEDDAFKKHDISFNDFIPLYGEIFIPDNNYTKLLGYPEVIQNPMEEECEAVTRGFDMGGVESYPKQYQKEIRSASKDWILLFQMDTVETSDYELMFGDSGHIYFWIKKEDLANKNFEDIWLILQCY; encoded by the coding sequence ATGGATTTTAAAAAAATGATGTCAGAAATGTTACTTAATCTTAAAAAGAATGAAATTACTATTTCTACTGAACTTAATAATAATTCTGAAATCGTAAATAAAAGTAAAATTGGAGGCAAACCTTATCTTCCAAAAGATTTTATTTGGCCTTATTATCAAGAACTTCCTTTATCTTTTTTAGCTCAAATCAATTTAGAAGAAGTAAATTCTTTAGATAAAGATAGATTACTTCCAAGTAAAGGAATGCTATATTTTTTCTATGAATTAGAAACAGAAGAGTGGGGATATCATCCTAAAAGTAAAGGTTGTGCTAAAGTTTTCTATTATGAAGATACTTCTAACTTTGAACTAATTGACTTCCCAAAAAATATGAAAGATTATTGTGAAATTCCAGAATTCAAAGTTACTTTTAAATCAAATATTAGTTTACCTTCTTATGAAAATTTTTATCTTCTTTTAAAAGAGGATGATGCTTTTAAAAAGCATGATATATCATTTAATGATTTTATTCCTTTATATGGTGAAATTTTTATTCCTGATAATAACTATACAAAATTACTTGGTTATCCAGAAGTAATTCAAAATCCAATGGAAGAAGAATGTGAAGCTGTAACTAGAGGTTTTGATATGGGTGGTGTCGAATCTTATCCTAAACAATATCAAAAAGAAATAAGAAGTGCTAGTAAAGACTGGATATTACTTTTTCAAATGGACACAGTTGAAACAAGTGATTATGAATTGATGTTTGGAGATTCTGGACATATTTATTTTTGGATTAAAAAAGAGGATTTAGCAAATAAGAACTTTGAAGATATTTGGCTCATTTTACAATGTTACTAA
- a CDS encoding DUF1963 domain-containing protein: MDFKKIMSEMLLNLKKNEITISTELNNNSEIVDKSKIGGKPYLPKDFIWPYYQELPLSFLAQINLEEVNSLDKDRLLPSKGMLYFFYELETEEWGYELKNKGCAKVFYYEDTSNFELIDFPKDMKDYCQVPEFKVTFKANISYPSYEDFDIIHNGGKEVADNYEDFQDAYFDIYNKHMESLDSYTKLLGYPDVIQSSMEEQCAAITKGFYMGGIDSPKKYREEVIKDSKDWILLFQMDAIEVDDYELRFEDSGHIYFWIKKEDLKNKNFDNVWLILQFYE, from the coding sequence ATGGATTTTAAAAAAATAATGTCAGAAATGTTACTTAATCTTAAAAAGAATGAAATTACTATTTCTACTGAACTTAATAATAATTCTGAAATAGTTGATAAAAGTAAGATCGGAGGGAAACCTTATCTTCCAAAAGATTTTATTTGGCCTTATTATCAAGAACTTCCTTTATCTTTTTTAGCTCAAATCAATTTAGAAGAAGTAAATTCTTTAGATAAGGACAGATTACTTCCAAGTAAAGGAATGTTATATTTTTTCTATGAATTAGAAACAGAAGAGTGGGGATATGAACTTAAGAATAAAGGTTGTGCTAAAGTTTTCTATTATGAAGATACTTCTAACTTTGAATTAATTGATTTCCCAAAAGATATGAAAGATTATTGTCAAGTTCCAGAATTCAAAGTTACTTTTAAAGCAAATATTAGTTACCCTTCTTATGAAGATTTCGATATTATTCATAATGGAGGAAAAGAAGTAGCTGATAATTATGAAGATTTTCAAGATGCTTATTTTGATATTTATAATAAACATATGGAATCTCTTGATAGTTACACAAAATTACTTGGTTATCCTGATGTAATACAAAGCTCTATGGAAGAACAATGTGCAGCTATAACTAAAGGTTTTTACATGGGAGGAATCGACTCACCTAAAAAATATAGAGAAGAAGTAATAAAAGATAGTAAAGATTGGATTTTACTTTTTCAAATGGATGCAATTGAAGTTGATGATTATGAATTGAGGTTTGAAGATTCTGGACATATCTATTTTTGGATTAAAAAAGAAGATTTAAAAAATAAAAACTTTGACAATGTTTGGCTTATTTTACAATTTTATGAATAA
- a CDS encoding nuclear transport factor 2 family protein: MNNQLEQNKLNAIAFYQMIFDGEPEKAIELYVGDEYRQHNPMVEDGKAGVIEYFTRMKREYPVKEVRFVRAIAQGDLVALHTHQIWGEPDNKEYVTMDFFRFDENNKIVEHWDSIQEVIKETKSGRTMY; encoded by the coding sequence ATGAATAATCAATTAGAACAAAATAAGTTAAATGCAATAGCATTTTATCAAATGATATTTGATGGTGAGCCTGAAAAAGCAATAGAATTATATGTTGGAGATGAGTATAGACAACATAATCCTATGGTTGAAGATGGAAAAGCAGGTGTAATTGAATATTTTACTAGAATGAAAAGAGAATATCCAGTGAAAGAAGTAAGGTTTGTTCGCGCAATAGCCCAAGGAGATTTAGTTGCTCTACACACTCATCAAATTTGGGGAGAACCAGACAATAAAGAATATGTTACAATGGATTTTTTTCGCTTTGATGAAAACAATAAAATTGTTGAGCATTGGGACTCTATACAAGAAGTAATAAAAGAAACAAAATCTGGAAGAACAATGTATTAA
- a CDS encoding nitroreductase has translation MNEVLKAIKERRSIRKYKSDMLPKEIIDQVIESGLYAASGKGQQSPIIISVTNKELRDKLSRMNCEIGGWKEGFDPFFNAPVVLVVLAPKDWANKTYDGSLVMGNMMLAAHALNIGSCWINRARQEFETEEGKEILKSLGIEGEYEGIGHCVLGYVDGEYPSVQARKANRVYYVD, from the coding sequence ATGAATGAAGTTTTAAAAGCAATTAAAGAAAGAAGAAGTATCAGAAAATATAAAAGTGATATGTTACCAAAAGAAATTATTGATCAAGTTATTGAAAGTGGACTTTATGCAGCAAGTGGAAAAGGGCAACAATCTCCTATTATTATTTCAGTAACAAATAAAGAACTTCGTGATAAATTATCAAGAATGAATTGTGAAATTGGAGGATGGAAAGAAGGTTTCGATCCATTTTTTAATGCACCTGTTGTATTGGTAGTTTTAGCTCCAAAAGATTGGGCAAATAAGACATATGATGGAAGTCTTGTTATGGGAAATATGATGTTAGCTGCTCATGCTTTAAATATAGGAAGTTGTTGGATAAATAGAGCAAGACAAGAATTTGAAACAGAAGAAGGGAAAGAGATTCTAAAATCTCTTGGAATTGAAGGAGAATATGAAGGAATAGGACATTGTGTTTTAGGTTATGTAGATGGTGAATATCCAAGTGTTCAAGCAAGAAAAGCAAATCGTGTTTACTATGTTGATTAA